CACTGTTCAAATCCTTACTCATGAGAGTCTATGCCCCTCAAGGGAAGTGCCTATATTGAACAGTCCCTTAGAACCTTGTAAATTGTTTCAAAACATTTGACCATGGATGATACAAAAAACAACCCTTCCCTGAATTTGTGTTTCAAAATACATATCATAAGCCAAAAACttagaagcaaaaaaaaaaaaaaaaaagacaagaaaaggtTTTAATTACCAGAATTTGTCAAAGTGAAAAAGGGGCATTGACTATGAAAATAGTGACTGGCTAGTGTATTAAGTTTAATTAAACAAAGCCGCCATTGACTCGAATAATCTGTCCATTAACCCACTCCCCTGCGTCACTTGCCAGGAAACCAACCAAGGGAGCCACGTCCTCCGTCTGCCCCAATCTACCAAAGGGATTCATGTCCACCACCCTCTTCACCATCTCCTCCGTCTTCCCCTCAAAGAACAGCTCAGTTGCAATAGGCCCCGGGGCGACGCAGTTGGCCGTAATCCCCGTCCCTTTCAGTTCCTTGGCCAGTATCTTCACCATCGACTCCACGGCCGCCTTGGACCCCACGTATGCCGCGTACCCGGGGTATAACGCTGCCACCAAGGTCGTCGTTAAGCAAATGATCCTCCCCCCTCCACCGCGCTTGATCCTGTTGGCGGATTCCTTGCAGCACAAGAAAGCCCCCCGAGCATTGACGTTGAAGATGTTGTCGAAGTCTTCAATAGTTGTGTTCGCAACAGTGGGATACTTGGGGTCCATGATGCCTGCCGAGTTTACGAGGATGTGGACAGGAGAGTTGAAGGCTGACTCTGCAGAGTCGAAGAGGGTCTTGACCTGAGTAGGGTCTGAAATGTCGGCTTTGACGGTGATGGCACGGTTGGTGGAGTTACCATTGATTTGGGAAGCGACGATATTGGCTTGAGTAGGATTGGAGGAGTAGTTGATTACGAGTCTGGCTCCGAGTGAGGCTAAATGGAGGGCTATGGCCTTCCCGATTCCTCGGGAGCTGCCAGTGACAATGGCTACTCGGTCTTGGAGAGGGAGGGATTGAGTGGAATGAGCGGTTCCTTCAGCCATGGAATTGGATTTTAATTGGAGGCTGCCTATAGCTAATAGCTACCTAGTGAGTTGCAACTGCTACAGCTACAAGTGATTGGGAGAAAGAAGATCCCAAGCAGCCATATATATATAGAGTTAGAGGTTGAGGCAGTAGGAGGGAGCCATGCAGGGAGCTGGATGTTTCCGAATTTGTATTCGGTTATCATTTATTCGTAGCAAATTGAATCGGacttgttttgacttttgataatTGGACGATGATCTGTTAGCTTCAGTCGTCACTGCTAAGGTCACCAAATGCAAAGAGTTGGACCATTCTGCCCTTCAGCATTATATAACAGTGCAAATTATTGAAAGTGGGAGAAACAGAAAACAAGGACTGAAAAAAGTCCAATCTGGACAGATAGTCAAATAGATTATTTGGATCGgaggttatttgaaataattgctgtagtattttttttgatgtgatgtatgtaagataaaaagatagttaaaaattgtgtgtatgatgcaagcaaaacaaaatttgagatttttatttGAAACTCTTGCAATCCAATGACTCCCTACTTGACAGGGGCTTATTATATAAAGGCTCATGAAAAAGAACCAATTATGAAAAGGGATAAGTTCATGGCAGTAGTATTTTGTTGAAGCTTAGACTAAATGTTCTGGGACAAACAAATTCTGGTCTTAGACAATTTTGAACCCAGTCTTGAGAACTTGCATTCGAATATAGAGTTTCTAAATTATATCTTACGTATTTGGACGCTAGTTTCAAAacaacttattattattattttttttgtcgacacaggggtgtcTGGGTCAATTCTTATAGGACCCGACTAATCTCCTATGGCTCGGGCCCGGCGCCTCAACCCGATCCGAAGGCGATAAGTGCGCTACTACTGTACTAATGTGCATTTAATTTGGCAGGTATGCATTAACTTAAGGGCCTTGAAATTAGAGAAAAAAGATAAGTATCATAACTAGTTGTATCACCAATGCCATGTCAAGctctagtcttttttttttactccctGTTGAGTAATTTCTGATACTTTTTCTtcatctagtttttttttttttggaatgtcATATGTTTTGTTTTATTCCTCATTCCCCTTCCTTTCGTCTTACAACCATGCCCCCTCTCCTCCCATACTCGGGCCACCACAACTATTAACAGTGTCTTTCCAATGAAGCCATCTGTATTACAGGACGTTTGGATTATCCTTGAACCACAAATAAATATGACAAAATACTTAGAAATCAAATCCAAATAAAAAGTTACATATTGCTTTGAGCTAATTTTATATACACGTACAGTGCCTACATTATTACACATGACacatataaattttaaaattaaaattaaatttgagTTAATTATCATACATAAAATAGTGAAAGTGTATAAACCATCAGTGCATAAAAGGTTTATTCTATTATTTTGTCCACCTAAATAATACACCATTAGTAGATATATCTCTTTTTTAGTATGGCCTCTGTGTTCCACAAGTATACATGTGTTTCTGGTCTTGAGTTGTATCTCCCTGTCTCgaagaataaaagaaaggagAGCAGAAGGCGATGAGTTTTTGGGGAAAGAAAGTTATGGGAGGTGGAGGGAGGCTGTTGGTCTATATCAAGGTTGAAGGACGAAAGGCAAATATTGATTGAGAAAGGGACATAGATGGGTTTAATTGAGAAAATTCTACATCATTTTTCTACATGGGAGCAATGCTAACATGGGCCCCtttttttacatatttattttagatttcaatttaGCTATAGGAACTTGATAAAACACCCCAATTTCTAGAAAAGACATTTTCCAAAATACTTTAAAACacacatttatttttcttttctgccaCCACCCTTCATAAACCATTTCTACTTCCACCCCCACCTTATTTCACCACTTTCGTTGCTTGCCACCACCTCTATTATTGCTAGCTTTCCCTTTCTCTCCCTCCTCCTTTCCAAACAAACCTCTTCTTCATCACTACCCACcacccctctctctctttcttcctcTACCCCACCTTCCTCCCTAGCCCTCCTCCTCCTTTTCTCTCACCCCTtctccctttcctctctttCCGCTCTCTCCTTCCCCCACCACCAAcctctcctctctctttttCGCTTCCTTCTCCTCCTTCATCTTTCCTTTTCTCCATTTACTTGATGACCAAATCTAAGATAGATATGGTTGAGCGTCCGATTCTGAGACCTATCACAAATTTTTTATCTCATTTCTACCCTTTAATTGTGTTTAACTACACATTGTAAACTTAAATTTTTCCAAACAACAATATATTCATCCCACATAAGGTTGTAGAAGAAAAGGACTCATGTTATATGAGTACTAATTGAATATTATCTTCTAAAACTATGACCTGATTGCATATGCCTCCTATACTTTCAATAGTGACATTTTACCATCATATACTCTAAAATTGTTGAAATCAAAATGATTTCACTACTTATTTAAAACTCAAAAGGTATGTTACCAGTTCTTCCAAACACACGAAACGAGGTAGATATAGTTAACCTTGATTATTTCAAAAAGGAAGTAATTTTGGAGAGCTAATAAGCAAGTTTATTCTAAGCGATTTCATTATAGAAAACTGCTATATCGTATCGTAGTTTCTTACTACAAAAATAGGACAAGAgtgatattttctttttctttatattaACTTATGTGTAGGATTTAGATTATATGGGATGCACAATTGCTTTCCTAAAATAAACTTTCACATTTTGTTTATTTAGTTGGAGTTCACATTCTTTCTTTTCGAGTTAAAAAGTAACAAGACAAGGCTAAAAAggcaaaataaaatgaattagGCACAAAAAGATTGAGTAAAAGGAGACTACAACAAAATCAATTAGGCCCTATCAAGAATGACAGAGTGTGGATTTAGATTTTATGTAGCTTTGGCACAATAATCTTCATTACAATAACTCGTTCATAGGGGCTTTTGGCAGTTTTCTAAACCTTACGAGGTTTTCATAATATTTGGTGCAACTCCAAGGGTCGCAACGCAGTTAAGCCAagaaccgaaaaaaaaaagtcaataaatagaagaaaaagaaatgacggtttctttttcttttttgtaaatACCAAAGTgtcaaagtcaaaatcaaatccCCCGCAAATGGAAGTACCAAATGTTTCTCGTTCCCAGCCACTGCCATGAGATGTTACCTCTTCCCGAGCTCACCCTGTTGGCCGGAGACCCAGAGACCCAAAATAAAGCCAATCTCTCTATCATTAGTTTACTATATCCTCTGACAAAACCCCATTAAAACCCTAATGTAGAGCAACTGCGTTGAGTCAACCAATGATCTAAGGATTTTCTACAGCTTTCTCAGGTGAATTCCTTGACAACCCCACTAATCCAAATTTCGTTCCCGTCCAACCCTATTAATGTTTTTAttagttccttcaaagttcgttTCTCTTTTCAATTATGCCTATTTTATGCAGATATAAAGagataattatttttttcttgttgatatTTTTCTTTGCAAAATTTGAACTTCGATGGAAAGATAGATAGGATGACTCAGCCATCAGTGATCTTGGCAACTTCAAGCTATGATCATACAATTAGATTCTGGGAGGCAAAAAGTGGGCGTTGCTATCGGACTATCCAGTACCCGGAATCTGTAAGCATTACAAAGTTCTTGCCTTTCATTTTAAAGctgatcatttttttttcgtttttcgcAAACAATGTCTCTATGTTTTATATCTTTTAGAATGTATGTTTTGTACATTTATGTGTATGAAAGTTGTGAAATTTAGGTGACTAATTACCTAATATTACAAGAGTTAATAAGCTTGAATGTACTTCTTGGACAGCTGTGTATATTTCTTGTATGCATCTTCTTGAGCAAGAATGCTTTCGTAtcgagaaaaagaagaaaagcctGAGCAGTATCTCTTGTTACGGTTTCCATGTGCCATACGAGATGGCATTACTGATTGAATAAACTTTGAGCTTATTttgttttgatatttgaaattgGTTGATAACTCGTCTATTTGTTGTTTTTGGTATCCTCATCACAGCCCCAAGATTAATAGCTGCAATGACTGGTGGAGCACCTGAAACTGACTCTTTGCAAACAAAGAGGATATCAGACCTTTATAAGAAAATGCCTTTTATTGTCATTAGAAAAT
The Coffea arabica cultivar ET-39 chromosome 6c, Coffea Arabica ET-39 HiFi, whole genome shotgun sequence genome window above contains:
- the LOC113694136 gene encoding NADPH-dependent aldehyde reductase-like protein, chloroplastic — its product is MAEGTAHSTQSLPLQDRVAIVTGSSRGIGKAIALHLASLGARLVINYSSNPTQANIVASQINGNSTNRAITVKADISDPTQVKTLFDSAESAFNSPVHILVNSAGIMDPKYPTVANTTIEDFDNIFNVNARGAFLCCKESANRIKRGGGGRIICLTTTLVAALYPGYAAYVGSKAAVESMVKILAKELKGTGITANCVAPGPIATELFFEGKTEEMVKRVVDMNPFGRLGQTEDVAPLVGFLASDAGEWVNGQIIRVNGGFV